One Umboniibacter marinipuniceus DNA window includes the following coding sequences:
- a CDS encoding SCO family protein — protein sequence MTAAVTSQQSKGIKWTLALTVGFSLLMLIGFLWKFTQPRVLSTPELRANNAFVFETARIPRPFQLLDESGAPADNSIFEGKWTLAFFGFVNCPDICPSAMAQMRDMKAMLENQGRAENVQFMLVSVDPDRDSAEILGPYVRFFDEDFRGLTGEYLQVKQLAADFNVAFNKVYADESYYSVDHSGNIALINPYGHYQGFFKPPFLPSQLVLTFNSIRQSWRG from the coding sequence ATGACCGCAGCAGTTACCTCACAACAGTCAAAGGGCATTAAATGGACCTTAGCGCTAACGGTTGGGTTTTCATTGTTGATGCTAATTGGCTTTCTTTGGAAGTTTACTCAGCCCCGAGTACTTTCGACTCCTGAACTACGTGCGAATAATGCGTTTGTATTTGAGACCGCAAGAATTCCACGCCCATTTCAACTCCTCGATGAATCCGGTGCGCCGGCTGACAATAGTATCTTCGAAGGTAAGTGGACGCTGGCGTTCTTCGGTTTCGTTAATTGCCCAGATATTTGCCCCTCGGCAATGGCGCAAATGCGTGATATGAAAGCAATGCTGGAGAATCAAGGTCGAGCCGAAAACGTGCAGTTTATGCTGGTAAGTGTGGATCCAGACCGAGATAGTGCTGAGATCTTAGGCCCCTATGTGCGCTTTTTTGATGAAGATTTCCGCGGTTTGACGGGGGAGTATCTACAGGTGAAGCAATTAGCCGCCGATTTCAATGTGGCGTTTAATAAAGTCTACGCCGATGAAAGCTATTACTCGGTGGATCACAGCGGCAATATAGCGCTGATTAATCCTTATGGGCACTATCAGGGCTTCTTCAAGCCCCCCTTTCTTCCCAGCCAGCTCGTCTTGACGTTCAACTCTATTCGTCAATCTTGGCGTGGCTAA
- a CDS encoding ZIP family metal transporter, whose protein sequence is MDHTLMLIGFSILIFIVTWLAGMPPFRHQHRKRIGVDYSTGEALACGIFLGAALLHMLPEANEAFHDLGYHYPFAFVGAGVVFLLLLWLEHLGTHLADHHHANSPAYAWLSTAVLSIHSVLAGAALGSTDHLSTAIIIMVAVLAHKWAASFALAVKLVQSGKSLQSNLVAFGLFAFAFPLGIVAGVITADASASTTAQLLEPSFNAFAAGTFLYLGTLHGLTRATLINRCCNRRDFNFVIIGFVLMAVVASVH, encoded by the coding sequence ATGGATCACACCTTAATGTTGATCGGTTTTTCAATACTGATATTCATCGTCACTTGGCTGGCAGGCATGCCGCCATTCCGACATCAACATCGCAAGCGTATCGGCGTAGATTACTCAACGGGCGAAGCGCTGGCCTGCGGTATCTTTCTGGGTGCGGCACTGCTGCATATGCTCCCTGAAGCAAACGAAGCCTTCCATGATTTAGGCTACCACTACCCGTTTGCCTTTGTAGGTGCGGGCGTCGTGTTCTTGCTGCTACTTTGGTTGGAACATCTTGGCACCCACCTCGCTGATCATCATCATGCCAATAGCCCTGCCTACGCATGGTTATCCACTGCTGTGCTCTCTATTCATTCGGTTCTTGCTGGCGCCGCGCTGGGCTCCACTGATCACCTGAGTACGGCCATTATCATTATGGTCGCCGTTCTTGCACACAAGTGGGCTGCCAGTTTCGCCCTAGCCGTGAAACTAGTTCAAAGCGGCAAGTCATTGCAAAGCAATCTAGTGGCATTTGGGCTATTCGCCTTTGCCTTTCCGCTGGGTATTGTTGCCGGTGTGATCACTGCCGACGCCAGTGCAAGTACTACGGCGCAGCTTTTAGAGCCTTCTTTTAATGCCTTCGCGGCAGGTACCTTCTTATATTTAGGTACACTTCACGGTCTAACGCGCGCCACCTTAATCAATCGCTGCTGTAACCGTAGAGATTTCAATTTCGTGATTATTGGCTTCGTACTGATGGCCGTCGTGGCTAGCGTTCACTAG
- a CDS encoding homoserine kinase: protein MAVYTQLTTAQLQTLCEPFKLGEVVSFRGIEDGIENTTYFVDFSRDGKIEEAVLTIFEYLKSEDLPFFIELTTKLADRGLAVPCPYRTGDGEAVVHFESKAALLFPRAEGGHVTQPTADQCGQAGEFLAAMHLSHVRPPALHQVNTRGLDWMQRTAESIYQGLETAEQELVDQQFADHLQHLDTLSSLPSGIVHADLFHDNALFHDGQLSAVIDFYFSATDVFLLDVAIVANDWCWDEQNNNYDSHKLQQLIARYNAIRPITTQELSLWWLVSRVAMMRFWLSRREDELQQTGRRLKSAYQLRRRLAQLIAHPSDIAQYC from the coding sequence ATGGCCGTTTACACTCAACTCACCACCGCACAACTGCAGACACTGTGCGAACCGTTTAAACTTGGTGAGGTGGTCTCGTTTCGTGGAATCGAAGATGGCATTGAAAATACCACCTACTTCGTAGACTTCAGCCGTGACGGAAAGATTGAGGAAGCCGTTCTCACCATTTTCGAATACCTCAAGTCAGAGGACTTGCCGTTCTTTATTGAGCTGACCACCAAACTCGCGGACCGCGGCCTTGCGGTTCCCTGTCCATATCGGACCGGCGACGGCGAAGCAGTGGTGCATTTTGAGTCTAAAGCTGCGCTGCTATTCCCTCGAGCGGAAGGTGGCCACGTAACTCAACCCACCGCTGACCAATGTGGTCAAGCTGGTGAATTTCTCGCGGCTATGCACCTTAGTCACGTCCGACCGCCCGCATTGCACCAGGTTAACACTCGGGGCCTCGACTGGATGCAGCGTACGGCAGAATCTATCTACCAAGGCCTAGAAACGGCTGAACAGGAGCTTGTAGATCAACAGTTCGCTGATCACCTGCAGCACCTCGATACCTTAAGTTCACTACCCAGCGGTATTGTTCATGCCGACCTCTTCCACGACAACGCGCTGTTTCACGATGGTCAGCTTTCGGCGGTCATTGACTTCTATTTCTCGGCAACGGACGTTTTTCTTCTCGACGTAGCCATTGTGGCAAATGACTGGTGTTGGGATGAGCAGAATAACAACTATGATAGCCACAAGCTGCAACAGCTTATCGCCCGTTATAATGCTATTAGGCCAATCACCACCCAAGAGCTATCGCTCTGGTGGTTAGTTTCTAGGGTGGCCATGATGCGCTTCTGGCTATCGCGTCGTGAAGATGAATTACAGCAGACTGGCCGGCGTTTAAAGTCGGCCTACCAGCTACGCCGACGATTAGCGCAATTAATTGCACATCCTAGCGATATTGCACAATACTGTTGA
- the polA gene encoding DNA polymerase I, whose translation MTQATTPLVLVDGSSYLYRAFHAMPPLNNSKGQPTGAVKGVINMMRRLLKDYPGSPVAVVFDAKGKTFRDERYSEYKAQRPPMPDDLRSQIQPIHDIIDAMGLPRIVVEGVEADDVIGTLAREATEKGIHTIISTGDKDMAQLVNEFVTLENTMTETKLDPAGVVEKFGVGPELIIDLLALMGDKADNIPGVPGVGAKTALGLIQGLGSIAQIYERLDEVATLSFRGAKTMAPKLEANREAAEMSYWLATIKVDCELAVGAEDLAVKDPDNERLAELYEAMEFKTWIRELGGTVTAAAAEPAAPVAPAPTNVEYETILTQSALDEWLSLLHESVLIAFDTETTSLNYMDAKIVGVSFSVEAGKAAYVPLAHDYLDAPQQLDRDTVLQALKPILEDPTKQIVGQNLKYDQSVLAHYDIQIANICFDTMLESYVLNSVGSKHDMDTLADRHLGVKTISFEEIAGKGAKQLSFNQIDIATAAPYAAEDADITLRLHQQLFGQLLTQPALLSLYNRVERPLIDVLSRIERTGVMIDPAQLAKQSVELAATITQLENQAHEIAGESFNLGSTKQLGEILYNKLGIPVKKKTPKGAPSTAEPALIELAEEYELPQVILQYRSATKLKSTYVDKLPQLINPTTQRVHTSYHQAVTATGRLSSSDPNLQNIPIRTAEGRRIRQAFVAPPGYVMLAADYSQVELRIMAHLSGDKGLIAAFSAGEDIHRATAAEVFGLLPMEVDAESRRKAKAINFGLIYGMGAFGLAKQINVGRKDAQAYIERYFERYPGVANYMERIRAQAADQGYVETLYGRRLYLPDINSTNGMRRQAAERTAINAPMQGTAADIIKRAMIAVDKWLVEDQVDARVVMQVHDELVLEVKEDQAQQVAISLCKIMSKAADLDVPLVADYGIGTNWDEAH comes from the coding sequence ATGACTCAGGCCACAACGCCCCTCGTTCTCGTTGACGGTTCCTCGTACCTCTATCGCGCCTTCCACGCGATGCCGCCATTGAATAATTCAAAGGGCCAGCCCACTGGCGCCGTTAAAGGTGTTATCAATATGATGCGCCGGTTGCTCAAGGATTACCCTGGTAGCCCCGTAGCGGTAGTTTTTGATGCGAAGGGCAAGACCTTCCGCGACGAACGCTATAGTGAATATAAGGCACAGCGTCCACCTATGCCGGACGATCTGCGTTCCCAAATTCAGCCTATCCATGACATTATTGATGCGATGGGCCTCCCGCGCATTGTTGTGGAGGGTGTAGAAGCGGACGATGTGATCGGCACGCTCGCACGCGAAGCGACGGAAAAAGGCATTCATACTATTATCTCCACCGGAGATAAGGACATGGCACAGTTGGTCAACGAGTTCGTGACGCTCGAGAACACCATGACCGAAACTAAGTTGGACCCGGCAGGTGTGGTTGAGAAGTTCGGCGTTGGGCCTGAGTTAATTATTGATTTATTGGCGCTCATGGGCGACAAGGCCGATAACATTCCGGGCGTTCCTGGCGTTGGCGCAAAAACGGCGCTGGGGTTGATACAAGGCCTCGGTAGTATCGCTCAGATCTATGAGCGACTCGACGAAGTGGCAACACTAAGCTTTCGTGGCGCCAAGACCATGGCGCCAAAGCTGGAAGCAAATCGTGAAGCGGCAGAAATGTCCTATTGGTTGGCCACCATCAAAGTTGACTGCGAGCTAGCGGTAGGTGCCGAAGACCTCGCCGTTAAGGACCCAGATAACGAGCGATTGGCTGAATTGTACGAAGCCATGGAATTTAAAACTTGGATACGAGAGCTAGGCGGAACCGTGACAGCGGCCGCTGCGGAACCTGCAGCCCCAGTGGCTCCAGCGCCAACTAATGTAGAGTACGAAACAATTCTGACCCAGTCGGCTTTGGATGAGTGGTTAAGCTTGTTACATGAGTCCGTACTGATCGCTTTTGACACCGAGACCACAAGCCTTAACTATATGGATGCCAAGATAGTAGGCGTGTCCTTCTCGGTGGAAGCCGGTAAGGCAGCCTACGTCCCGCTCGCCCACGACTATCTAGACGCGCCCCAACAGCTTGATAGAGATACGGTGCTGCAGGCACTGAAGCCAATTTTGGAAGATCCAACTAAGCAGATCGTAGGTCAAAACCTCAAGTATGATCAGAGCGTTCTCGCGCATTACGATATCCAGATAGCGAACATCTGCTTCGATACCATGCTGGAGAGCTACGTTCTTAATAGTGTTGGCTCAAAACATGATATGGATACGTTGGCAGACAGACACCTTGGCGTAAAAACCATATCTTTCGAGGAGATTGCTGGAAAGGGTGCAAAGCAACTCAGCTTCAATCAAATTGACATTGCTACCGCTGCGCCCTACGCCGCGGAGGATGCCGATATCACGTTACGATTGCACCAGCAGCTCTTCGGACAATTGTTGACGCAGCCGGCGTTGCTTTCGCTTTATAATCGTGTTGAACGTCCACTGATTGATGTCTTGTCACGGATTGAGCGAACCGGAGTGATGATCGACCCGGCGCAGTTAGCGAAGCAAAGTGTTGAGTTAGCGGCAACCATCACGCAGTTGGAGAATCAAGCCCACGAGATTGCCGGTGAAAGCTTTAATCTTGGTTCAACTAAGCAACTCGGTGAGATTCTCTACAACAAGCTTGGTATTCCGGTTAAAAAGAAGACTCCTAAGGGGGCTCCGTCAACCGCTGAGCCGGCCTTGATTGAGTTAGCTGAAGAATACGAATTGCCGCAGGTCATTCTGCAGTACCGTAGCGCCACAAAGTTAAAATCTACGTACGTGGATAAGTTGCCACAACTCATTAACCCTACCACTCAGCGTGTACACACGAGTTATCATCAAGCCGTTACGGCAACGGGTCGGCTATCAAGTTCTGACCCAAACCTCCAAAATATCCCAATTCGAACCGCTGAAGGACGCAGAATTCGACAGGCCTTCGTAGCACCTCCTGGTTATGTAATGTTGGCGGCGGATTATTCGCAGGTTGAGCTGCGGATCATGGCGCACCTCTCGGGCGACAAAGGCCTGATTGCCGCCTTCTCGGCTGGCGAAGATATTCACCGGGCAACGGCGGCAGAAGTATTTGGCCTATTACCCATGGAAGTTGATGCCGAAAGTCGCCGTAAGGCTAAGGCCATTAACTTTGGCCTCATTTATGGTATGGGTGCTTTCGGGCTAGCGAAACAGATCAATGTCGGCCGTAAGGATGCCCAGGCATACATTGAGCGCTACTTTGAACGCTACCCTGGTGTAGCGAACTACATGGAGCGAATTCGCGCTCAAGCTGCCGATCAAGGATATGTAGAAACTTTGTATGGGCGCAGACTGTATCTACCTGACATCAACAGCACCAATGGCATGCGTCGCCAAGCCGCGGAGCGAACCGCTATTAACGCGCCCATGCAGGGAACCGCGGCAGACATCATCAAGCGGGCCATGATAGCCGTAGATAAATGGCTGGTTGAAGATCAGGTTGACGCGAGAGTGGTGATGCAGGTTCACGATGAACTGGTCCTTGAGGTCAAAGAGGATCAGGCCCAACAGGTGGCGATTTCGTTGTGTAAGATTATGTCAAAAGCGGCCGATTTGGACGTTCCTCTAGTGGCTGATTATGGCATCGGAACCAACTGGGATGAGGCGCATTAA
- a CDS encoding type 1 glutamine amidotransferase domain-containing protein — protein sequence MKKILIPVTNHATLGSTDEANGTFAPELTHALKVFLDAGFDYDIASIGGGKVPVYGTDMPDDAVNTQLLADATLQEKLANSIPVGEVDGDAYDAVFYPGGFGLLSDLAEDKDFAAISAKHYEDGGIVAAVCHGPAALLPITLSNGEKLLAHTSVTGFTREEEVDYGTIDNIPFLLEEALARNAARYSKVQPWGSFVVEDERVITGQNPASAHAVGEAVAKLLAQ from the coding sequence ATGAAGAAGATTCTTATTCCAGTTACCAACCACGCAACGCTGGGTTCAACTGACGAAGCCAACGGCACTTTCGCGCCAGAGCTTACCCATGCGCTCAAGGTTTTTCTCGATGCCGGTTTTGACTACGACATCGCCTCTATCGGCGGCGGCAAAGTACCCGTTTATGGCACCGACATGCCCGATGATGCCGTAAACACCCAGTTGCTAGCTGATGCGACACTTCAGGAAAAGTTAGCTAACTCAATTCCCGTTGGTGAAGTTGATGGCGATGCCTATGATGCGGTTTTCTACCCTGGCGGCTTCGGACTACTCTCTGACTTGGCGGAAGATAAAGACTTTGCCGCCATCAGTGCAAAGCACTATGAAGACGGCGGCATTGTGGCAGCTGTGTGTCATGGTCCTGCAGCGTTACTTCCTATCACGCTCAGTAACGGCGAGAAATTGCTCGCACACACTTCAGTAACAGGTTTCACTCGTGAAGAAGAAGTCGATTACGGGACCATAGATAACATCCCATTCCTATTGGAAGAAGCATTAGCACGTAACGCAGCGCGCTACAGCAAGGTTCAGCCTTGGGGAAGTTTTGTGGTAGAAGACGAGCGTGTCATTACCGGCCAAAATCCAGCCAGCGCTCACGCTGTGGGCGAAGCGGTAGCTAAACTGCTCGCTCAGTAA
- a CDS encoding DUF1456 family protein yields the protein MRRVRYMFDFSDPITLEIFKLGGHESTKEELHTWLAREEEDNFVRCPDEILARFLNGLIIKNRGAREDGIPEPESKMSNNIVLRKLKIALNLQADDLLAMLKLADLKVSKHELSALFRRPGHKNYRACLDQFLRSVLDGMTKHYRPTKAKPSK from the coding sequence TTGCGCCGCGTGCGCTACATGTTCGATTTTAGCGATCCAATAACACTCGAGATCTTCAAGCTTGGCGGCCATGAATCCACCAAAGAAGAACTGCACACCTGGCTGGCTCGCGAAGAGGAAGATAATTTTGTGCGCTGCCCCGATGAAATTTTGGCTCGCTTTCTGAACGGCTTAATTATTAAGAATCGCGGTGCGCGGGAAGACGGTATTCCGGAGCCTGAGTCGAAGATGAGTAATAATATTGTCCTTCGCAAGCTAAAGATTGCCCTCAATCTCCAGGCTGATGACCTACTAGCGATGCTGAAGCTAGCGGATTTGAAGGTCAGCAAGCACGAACTCAGCGCATTGTTTCGTCGCCCTGGCCACAAAAATTATCGCGCCTGCCTCGATCAGTTTTTACGCAGTGTGTTAGATGGCATGACTAAGCATTACCGCCCCACGAAAGCAAAACCAAGCAAATAG
- a CDS encoding DUF6172 family protein, with amino-acid sequence MKKTFKLEHPKIKVPRVVDSVKHEIKKFLKRERAKALPAGANYWRFDCKFGQSEETAVAITLPTLNSHIDELVDNNILTIYVELTAQPVYAD; translated from the coding sequence ATGAAAAAGACGTTTAAGCTGGAGCACCCCAAAATTAAAGTGCCTCGGGTTGTAGACTCGGTAAAACACGAGATCAAAAAATTCCTCAAGCGAGAGCGTGCTAAAGCGCTACCTGCAGGCGCTAATTACTGGCGTTTTGATTGCAAGTTCGGACAGTCCGAGGAGACCGCGGTAGCCATTACACTTCCAACGTTGAATAGCCACATCGATGAGCTTGTTGATAACAATATTCTCACTATCTATGTGGAACTGACAGCACAACCGGTTTACGCAGACTAA
- a CDS encoding DUF2986 domain-containing protein: MVNRRKKAKQLFLAKKKKANAKLSPASKPKYVSKAERAKLAATTSEIEAAQTNTEQP, from the coding sequence ATGGTAAATCGCCGTAAAAAGGCCAAGCAGTTATTCTTAGCAAAAAAGAAGAAGGCTAACGCCAAACTTTCTCCCGCTTCAAAGCCGAAGTATGTAAGCAAAGCAGAGCGAGCAAAGTTAGCCGCGACAACGAGCGAGATTGAAGCAGCGCAAACGAATACTGAGCAACCTTGA
- a CDS encoding VF530 family DNA-binding protein, with protein sequence MTSNIDYKANPLHGLKLETLVGEIVAHYGFEILYAYLNINCFKTNPSIESSIKFLKKTQWAREKVEAFYLYEYKSLPRATDDQFQLPPRDRIVPSHQKPGEPAELSLEDAERLQRERERKAAEFSSRGRRW encoded by the coding sequence ATGACCTCCAATATAGATTACAAAGCCAACCCTCTTCATGGCTTAAAGCTCGAGACCCTCGTTGGCGAAATTGTTGCGCACTACGGCTTCGAAATTCTCTACGCTTACCTGAACATCAATTGCTTCAAAACTAACCCTAGTATCGAATCGAGCATTAAGTTCCTTAAAAAGACTCAATGGGCAAGGGAGAAGGTAGAGGCGTTTTATCTCTACGAGTATAAGAGCCTACCTAGAGCCACCGATGATCAATTTCAGCTCCCCCCGCGTGATCGCATCGTGCCCTCGCATCAGAAGCCTGGGGAACCGGCTGAATTAAGCTTAGAGGACGCTGAGCGATTGCAGCGAGAGCGAGAACGTAAAGCAGCCGAATTCTCGTCTCGGGGGCGCCGATGGTAA
- the yihA gene encoding ribosome biogenesis GTP-binding protein YihA/YsxC encodes MVDFRQASFVTSAAKLSQCPEDIGAEVAFAGRSNAGKSSAINTLCDQKALARTSKTPGRTQLINFFAMNEEQRLVDLPGYGYAKVPVAVKEHWQKHLSDYLERRLCLRGVILLSDIRHPLKEFDIHMLDWAAKAQMPVHILLTKADKLKRGPAQSTLLGVQKAVSSYGPQVTAQVFSATKRTGLDQLRGHLNAWLDLSDFEDEGEFEVLD; translated from the coding sequence ATGGTAGATTTTCGACAGGCGAGTTTCGTCACAAGTGCGGCCAAATTGTCTCAGTGTCCTGAGGATATAGGCGCTGAAGTTGCCTTTGCAGGCCGATCAAATGCCGGTAAGTCGTCGGCAATTAATACCCTCTGTGATCAGAAAGCACTCGCGAGAACGTCCAAGACCCCTGGTCGTACTCAGCTTATTAACTTTTTTGCCATGAACGAAGAACAGCGCCTCGTTGATTTGCCGGGCTACGGCTATGCGAAAGTCCCTGTTGCGGTAAAAGAACATTGGCAGAAACATCTCTCAGATTACCTAGAGCGTCGTCTTTGTCTGCGCGGCGTAATTTTGCTTTCCGATATTAGGCACCCCTTAAAGGAGTTCGATATCCACATGCTGGACTGGGCCGCTAAGGCACAAATGCCTGTCCATATCTTGCTCACCAAAGCGGATAAGCTTAAGCGCGGTCCAGCACAGTCCACGTTGCTTGGCGTACAGAAAGCGGTCAGTTCATACGGCCCGCAAGTAACGGCTCAAGTTTTTTCGGCCACCAAGCGAACTGGCTTGGACCAACTACGCGGCCACCTGAATGCTTGGCTTGATCTAAGTGATTTTGAAGACGAAGGCGAATTCGAAGTCTTAGACTAA
- a CDS encoding c-type cytochrome — MNKLFKGMLLSLGLVAMSPAMAAGDASAGESKSAVCAACHGADGNSVNPAWPKIAGQGEKYLLKQLRDVKSGERNIPEMTGIVANMTDQDFQDLAAYYAAGTMQLSGASADDAELLAEGEALFRGGDLERGVAACIGCHSPTGLGNAPAGFPRLSGQHADYVATQLHAFRTGADDPTNSSARTNDGDSRIMRDVAGMLSDRQIRALANYIAGVN; from the coding sequence ATGAATAAGCTTTTCAAGGGTATGCTTTTATCGTTAGGTCTTGTAGCTATGTCTCCAGCAATGGCGGCTGGTGATGCAAGCGCCGGAGAATCTAAGTCAGCTGTGTGTGCAGCTTGCCATGGCGCAGACGGTAATTCAGTTAATCCAGCATGGCCTAAAATTGCTGGTCAGGGCGAGAAGTACTTGCTTAAGCAGCTTCGTGACGTAAAGTCTGGCGAACGTAACATCCCAGAGATGACCGGCATTGTTGCCAATATGACTGACCAAGACTTCCAAGATCTCGCTGCCTATTATGCGGCAGGTACTATGCAGTTGTCCGGTGCGAGCGCAGATGATGCCGAACTACTAGCCGAAGGTGAAGCACTGTTCCGCGGTGGCGATCTTGAGCGTGGTGTTGCGGCGTGTATCGGTTGTCACAGTCCAACCGGTTTAGGCAATGCCCCGGCAGGTTTCCCGCGTTTGTCGGGCCAGCATGCTGACTATGTTGCTACGCAGTTGCATGCCTTCCGAACCGGTGCTGATGACCCAACCAATAGCTCTGCACGTACCAATGATGGCGATTCGCGCATTATGCGTGACGTGGCTGGAATGCTAAGTGATCGTCAGATCCGCGCATTGGCGAACTACATTGCGGGTGTTAACTAA
- a CDS encoding thiol:disulfide interchange protein DsbA/DsbL, with amino-acid sequence MKFLRLCAIAILALTTAQFSFAQYEAGKDYRVLETPLRTSSTSIEVTEFFWYGCGHCYNFEPYFQRFEATAPSDVRVTKSPAMWQGAMREHAKLYYALKAMQATNEQHMQVFTKILVERKRLTEVDEMADLVESMGLDANRFRSLITSFPVDSQVRMADSRQRNAGVTGTPQLMVAGKYVVGSTRENPLTFEQMLEVVSYLIDKERTERAN; translated from the coding sequence ATGAAGTTTCTTCGCCTTTGTGCCATCGCGATCCTCGCACTGACGACAGCGCAATTCAGTTTCGCTCAATATGAAGCCGGTAAAGATTACCGTGTACTAGAAACCCCGTTACGTACTAGCTCAACGTCTATCGAAGTGACCGAGTTCTTCTGGTACGGATGTGGACACTGCTACAATTTTGAGCCATATTTTCAGCGCTTCGAAGCCACAGCGCCTAGCGATGTTCGCGTTACCAAGTCACCGGCAATGTGGCAAGGTGCTATGCGTGAGCATGCTAAGCTCTACTACGCATTAAAAGCTATGCAGGCTACCAACGAGCAGCATATGCAAGTGTTTACCAAGATTTTGGTAGAGCGTAAGCGTCTGACTGAAGTCGATGAAATGGCCGATCTTGTGGAGAGCATGGGTCTTGACGCTAACCGTTTCCGTTCACTGATCACCAGCTTCCCCGTTGACTCTCAGGTACGTATGGCTGATAGCCGTCAACGCAATGCAGGCGTAACAGGCACCCCGCAGCTAATGGTTGCAGGAAAGTATGTAGTGGGTTCAACTCGTGAGAACCCGCTAACTTTTGAGCAAATGTTAGAAGTTGTTAGCTATCTTATTGATAAAGAGCGCACGGAGCGTGCTAACTAA
- a CDS encoding 1-acyl-sn-glycerol-3-phosphate acyltransferase produces the protein MTIFTTPVIRTLFRWLFQIGLFISGWRVEDKPLPDTRKGVIVAVPHTSNWDFPVMMAIAFKLNYDLHWIGKASLFKGPLGPLARWLGGIPVDRNASRNLVEQVATRFKTSQDLFIVIAPEGTRGQVDQWRSGFYHMADQGGVPLILAHIDGPSKVAGVKSEAFYTTGNYDEDIKKIRQFYKSFVGIKAQRHSEIEDE, from the coding sequence ATGACTATTTTTACCACCCCAGTGATTCGAACACTGTTCCGCTGGTTATTTCAGATTGGCCTATTTATTAGCGGCTGGCGAGTGGAAGACAAACCACTACCGGACACGAGAAAGGGCGTGATTGTCGCTGTGCCCCACACATCAAACTGGGATTTCCCCGTCATGATGGCTATCGCATTCAAACTTAATTACGACCTTCACTGGATTGGCAAGGCCAGTTTGTTTAAGGGGCCGTTAGGACCTTTAGCACGATGGTTGGGCGGTATTCCTGTAGACCGAAATGCGAGTCGCAACCTTGTTGAGCAAGTGGCAACTCGCTTTAAGACATCACAGGACTTGTTCATTGTGATAGCACCAGAGGGCACTCGGGGGCAGGTTGATCAATGGCGATCTGGCTTTTATCATATGGCTGATCAGGGCGGTGTTCCGCTGATTCTGGCGCATATCGATGGACCATCGAAAGTCGCCGGGGTGAAATCCGAAGCCTTCTATACTACCGGCAATTACGATGAAGACATCAAGAAGATTCGTCAGTTCTACAAATCATTCGTTGGCATTAAGGCGCAGCGACACTCAGAGATCGAAGACGAATAA